The genomic stretch CGCGCCGCATCGAGCGCGTGCTCACCAGCGACCCCGGCATGGGCGTGCTGCGCCACGCGGACGCGGGCTACCCGGAGGCCATCGAGGTGGCGAAAGAGCGCGGCGTGAAGATTCCCGGCATCACCACCTGAAGATGAAGCAGGAGGCCGCAGTGAAGCGCTTGTGCGCGGCAGGGGTCGGACTGTGGGGCGCCGCCGTCGTGGGACTGACGGGGTGCGCCCCCACGGCGATGGGCCCCATGGTGATGCGGATGGGGCCCGGGGCGCCGGACCGCAACGTCATGCAGGTCGGCATGCGCTCCGGCCCCCGGCTGAGCGCGCCCATCGCGGGGACGCAGGCCGGCGTCGGAACGGGAAACAGCTTTCGGGGAAACGAGTCGAGCTTCTCCACGCAGCAGTGGGGCGTGGCGTTCGACGCGGCCCTGACGGTGCCCCTGTCCGAGCGGCTGCACCTGCACACCGGACTTCAGGGCGAGTTCCTCCTGCCCATCCCGCTGCCCGGGTACGGGCTGTACGCCGGGGCCTCGTACTACGTGGGCTCGGAGCAGCTGGGCCTGGCCCCGGCGTTGTCGCTGCGAGGCGCCTCTGATTTCGGGCTAGGCACCCCGCGCGGCGGGCCGGGCAGCATCTTCGGCGCGGAGGTGTCGTGCGCGCTCACGATGCAGCCGGAGAAGAACGTGTCCATTGGCCTGGTGCCCTTCGCGTCGTGGCACACGGTGGCGTCGCACGGGCGCAACGAACAAGCGTTGTATTACGGCGGCGTGGTGGCGGCGCGCGTCTCCTGGGGCGGAATGAACGACTTCGAGCTGTCGGGCGGGTTTGGCCGCGCGAAGGTTGGCAAGGGTGTGAGCTGGAACGTGCCCATCATGGGCGCACGCGGAGGACGTTGAGACATGGACGTGCTGGACCTGCTGGTGCGCAACACCTCCGAAGTGCTGACGGTGGAAGGCTCGCACCGCGAGCGCGCGGAGGACGCCCTCACGCCGCGCCCTGGCGCCGTGGTGGGTGTGCGAGGAGGCCGCATCGCCTACGTCGGCCCCGAGGCGGAGCTTCCCTCGAGCGCGGTGGGCCCTGACACCGAGGTGGTGGACGCCCAGGGTGGCTTCGTGGGCCCCGGCTTCGTGGACCCGCACACGCACCTCGTCTTCGCCGGTGAGCGCTCGGCGGAGTTCGACCTGCGCAACCAGGGCGCCACCTACCTGGAGATTGCCAAGGCGGGCGGTGGCATCGCCGGCACGGTGCGGGCCACGCGGGCCGCGAGCGAGGACGAGCTGGTGCGGCTCGCCCTCCCCCGCACGAAGCGCCTGTTGGAGCAGGGCGTGACGACGGCGGAGGTGAAGAGCGGCTACGGGCTCGACCTGGAGACGGAGCTGAAGATGCTGCGCGCGGTGCGGCGGCTCGGAACGCTGACGCCGCTTGAGCTGGTCCCCACGCTGCTGTGCGCGCACGCCGTGCCGGAGGAGTATCGCGGCAAGCGCGAGGACTACGTGCGGCTGTGCATCCAGGAGATTCTCCCCGCCGTCGCGCGCGAGGGGCTGGCGCGCTTCTGTGACGTCTTCGTGGAAGACAGCGCCTTCACCGTGGACGAGGCGCGCCGCATCTTGAGCGCGGGCCGGGCACTGGGAATGGTGCCGCGGCTGCATGCGGACCAGCTCACCGCGTGTGGTGCCTCCGAGCTCGCCGCGGAGCTGGGCGCCGCCACGGCGGACCACCTGGAGCAGGTGACGGACGCGGGACTCAAGGCGCTGGCGGACGCCAACGTCACGGCGGTGCTCGTTCCCACCTCCACGCTGTTCCTGCGCATGCGGCCCTACGCGCCTGGACGCCGCATCCGCGATGCGGGGCTCAACGTCGCTTTGGGTACCAACGTCAACCCCGGTTCCGCCATGAGTGAAAACACAGCGCTGGCGCTGGGACTTGCGTGCCTGGAAAACGGGCTTACTGCGGCAGAGGCGTATTGGGGAGCCACCCGTGGCGCGGCGGTGTCCTTGGGACTGCAACAGCACGGCAGGCTGACCGTGGGTGACCCGGGCGACCTGGTGGTCTTCAGCTGTGCTTCGTACCGCCATCTGCCCTACCATCTAGGGGTAGCGCACGCGCGAGTGGTCGTGAAGGCCGGACGCATCGCTGTCCGGCAGCAGATGGAAGGCTGCGCGTGAACCGGCGTCGCAGAGACACAGCGGCTCCGAGTGGATAAAGACGGGACGACATCCGTCAGGGCCGGACGTTAAGAGTATTCGTTGCTAGCCATGTGCCGACTATTTGGATTCCGTTCAGCGATTCCCGCCGCCGTGCACCCCTCCTTGGTGACGGAGAAGAACTCGCTCCTCATCCAGTCGCGCGAGCACAAGGATGGATGGGGCATCGCGGCCTACGGCGCCGAGCAGGCGCCGGTGGTTGCGCACGGTGTGGGGCCCGCCCACAGTGACCCGGACTTCGAGCGGGTGAGCAGCCGGGTGTCCTCCCACACGGTGGTGGCGCACATCCGCCTCGCTTCGGTGGGCGCGGTGGAGCTGCGCAACTCGCACCCCTTCCTCCATGGCCGCTGGGCGTTCGTACACAACGGTACGGTGCGGGAGTTCGCGCAGCACCGGGCTGCCGTGGAATCGCTCATCTGCCCGAGCCTTCGGACGAACATCCAGGGCACCACCGATAGCGAGCGGTGCTTCTACCTGTTCCTCACCCGCCTGGCGGCCCGGCATCCGATTGACCGGCAGGTTCCGGTGGAGGCCGTGGCGCGCGCGCTGGCGGAGACGATGACGCTGGTGGCCGCCATCACGGATGCCGCGAATCAGGATGGCCGCTCGGCGATGAACTTCCTCGTGTCCGACGGCGAGCTGATGGTGGCCTCGCGGCGCAACCGAACGCTGTTCGTGTCCACGGGCTCGTCGCGCGACGACGTGTCGACGCTGCCGGCGCCAGGAACGAAGCTGGAGCAGCTCGTCGTGGCCAGTGAGTCACTGTGTGGCGGGCCGTACTGGGCACCGGTGGCCGAAGAGGACGTCATCGGCGTGGACGCGAACCTCGTGTTCCACCACTGGCGCGTGCCGGAACTCGCGGGTCCGGACCTCTTCCCCGCCGTGAAGCCGGACACGTCGCGCGGCGTGGCCTGAGGCCTCCGCTGCGCGCCGAACTCATCGAACGGTGGCAGACGGCCGACGGTCAGCGGCGGCGCTCGGAGTTCCTGCAAATGGGGCTGCGGGGCAACTGGCCCGAGGCCTTGAGCGGTTTCGTGGCAACCTCCGAGCTGGGTGACAACCCAAGAGACCTCCGAGGCATCGACTTGTCAGGGCAGGACCTGGCATCCGCAGACTTGGTGCGCGCGCGGCTGGAGGGGGCGAGGCTCGATGGCAGCGGGCTGGAGTACGCCCAGCTCGACCTGGCAACACTCACGGGCGCATCGCTCCGGCTCGCCCGGCTGAACCACGCGAGCCTCCACGCGTGTGTCGCGTTAGGTACTCAATGGGATGACGCTCAGCTGGAAGGCACCCGGCTCACGGCGTCCAACTTGACGGGGAGTTCCTTCCGCCGAGCCCGGTTTCGAGGCGCTCAGCTCGAACAGACCATCTTGCTGAACGCGGACCTCCGCAACGCGGACCTGCGTGACGCGAGGTTGTTCCTCTGCGACCTGGAAGGCGCACTCCTCACTTGCGTCCAATGGAATCCGCCACGAACGTATCCCGTCACGAGCCAACACCTGGCCGAGATTGCTCGTCGTGCCGGATTCCCCTCATTCATCGAGCCGCTCCTGGTGCCCGGCGGCATCATGGACCTTCTCCACATGTCGAACAGGCAGGTTCTGCTCCACGTGGAGGCCGCGATAGAGGCCAGCACGGACGTCCAGTCGGAGCTGCGCGCCATTCTGCACGAGAAGAACTGGCGCATCGTGCTGATGGCGGCTGCAGGCATCGTGCTAGCGGGAGCCGACGAGGTCACGTTGGCGGCGCTCTGGGCGCGGATCGATGAAGGGAGCTGGGTCCACCCTCAGCTCACGGTGGCCGCGGTGCTCCGCGATCCATCCTGCGATGACCGGGTACGCGAGCGACTCATGCATCATGAGTTGCCGCGACGGAACAACATCCGAGAGAGCCTGGAGTGGGCGGCGACCGTTGGACGCAACGTGCTCGGCTTACGCGAGCCCCACTCCGGGCACCACACCTGCCAGGCTCACCGCTGGCTGAGACAACTGCAAGCCTTCGCCCCCCTGAAGGTCCAGGAACAGTGGTTACGCGGAGGCAGCGCCAAAACGTGAACAGGCCACGCGGGCGGCGGGGCCCCGATTGAGATTGAGCAGCTCCTGTTCGGAAATGTCGGGACTTTCGCCGCCGCCAAAACCCCCGACATTTCCGAACAGCACGCGCTCAGACCGCCCAGGGAGGCAGGGCCTGCCTGATGGGAGTCCGGTACCCCGCTTCGAGTCAGCCCATCCACGCGTCAAGCAACGCCGCAGGCCGTACACCAAACGCCTCCGCCATCAGCTCGCGTGCCTCGCCGCCCGCGTGCTTCAGCGTGACGCGCAGGTAGTCACGCGGCGCAGCCTGCGGAATCTTGTCCAGCCACTCCACCAGCATCGCGCTCTCGGTGCCTTCCAGGTCCAGGAAGCCCGTGGCGTACAGGTCGTCGTAGTCCGTCAGCCGGTACAGGTCCGCGTGGTACAGCGGGATGCGTCCCGAATACGGATACACAATCGCGAACGTGGGGCTCGCCACCTCGGAGCGAGGAACGTTCGCCCCGTCCGCCACTCCTCGCACCAGGTGCGTCTTTCCCGCGCCCAGGTCGCCAATCAGCCCCACGAAGTCACCGGGCTCCAGCAACTCACCCAGGCGCACACCCAGCCGGTGCGTCTCCTCGGGAGACTCCAGCCGTACCGTCCGCACACGCGCAGCCGACGCTTCCGTGCTCATCGTTCCCACCGCAGCCACACCTCGCACAGCCCCTGCTCCACGATGTCCCCTGCAACCAATCCCAGTTGCCCGCGCTTCGCCGCCGCCAGGTCCCCAGCGAGCCCGTGCGCGTACACCGCCGTCCAGATGGCCGAGGGCACTGGAAGCGACTGAGCCAGGAACGCGCCACAAATCCCGGACAGGACGTCCCCCGAGCCACCCGTCGCCATGCCCGGGTTGCCCGTGGTGTTGAGGTACACGCGTCCATCCGCGCCACTCGTCAGCGTCCGGTCCCCCTTCAGCACGAGCGTCACCTGAAGCCCCTCGGAGAACTGCCGCGCCACGTCCAGCCGGTGCGCTTGGACTTCCTTCGTGGACTTGCCCGTCAGCCGGGCCATCTCTCCCGGGTGCGGCGTCATCACCACTGGCCCCTTCGCCCGGCGCAGCACCGACAAGTCCGTGGCCACCGCATTGAGCGCGTCCGCATCCAGCACCGCGGGCACCTCCACGCGCGACAACAGCTCGCCAATCAGCGCCCCCGTCTCCGGGCCCCGAGGAATCCCCGGCCCGATGACGAGCGCATCCTTCCCCTCCGCCGCCGCCACCAGCGCGTCCAGGTCACCCATGCCCAGCGGCCCGGAAGCCTCCAGCGGGATGCCCATGATTTCCGCCGAATGCGCCTGGATGGTGTCCAGCGCGTCCGCGCGAGCCGCCACCGTCACGAGCCCCGCGCCTGAGCGCAGCGCCGCCTTCGCCACCAGGGCCGCGGCCCCCGTCTTCCCCCGGCTCCCCGCCACCACCAGGACGTGGCCGAAGGTCCCCTTGTGGGAGTCCGCCTTGCGCACCGGCAGCGTGCGCCGCGCGTCCGCCTCCTCCACCACGAAGAGCTCGGGACCGGAGACCTCCTTCGAGGACTCGCCCCCCATGCCGATGTCCACCTGGTGCACGCGGCCACACAGCGAGGCCCCCGGCTCCAGCACCTGCCCCGGCTTGAGGAAGCCGAAGGCCACGGTGGCATCCGCCTCCACACACGGAGAGAAAGGCTCCCCCGTGTCGCTCTGGAGCCCGGACGGCACATCCGCCGCCACCACCTTCGCCCCCGCGGCCCGCCAGCCGCGAATCGCCGCCACGGCGTCCGCGAAGGCCCCAGCGGGCGCGCGGCTCAAGCCCGTACCAAAGAGCGCATCCACCACCACGTCGCCCCGCCCGGGCGGCACCACGACCTCCAGCGCGCGCGGCGTCACACCGAAACCCTTCACCGCCTCCAAGTTCCGGCGCGCCTCGGGCGTCAGCTTCGCGGCGTCGCCCACCATCACCACCGACACGCAGGCGCCGCCCTCCCGGAGGAAGCGCGCGGCCACCAGCCCATCCCCTCCATTGTTGCCCGGTCCACACACCACCACGAAGCGCCCACCCGAGCCGATGAGCCCCCGAGCCACCTCCGCGAGCCCCCGCCCGGCATTCTCCATCAGCAACGCGGAGGGCATGCCGTGGCGGGCTTCGGCGGCCTGCTCGGCCTGACGCATCTGGGCGGCGGTGAGGACGCGCAACATGGCTTCAATCCCCTTTCGATTGGAGCACCACCGTGGCGGCGGCGACGTCCGCATCGTGGGTCAGCGCGAGGAAGGCCTCCAGCCCTCGCGCCTCCATGACCTCCAGGGCCACGCCGGACAGTGCGAAATAAGGCGCTCCGCCCTGCCGCCGGACCTCCATGTCCTTCCAGCGGATGCCCGGCGGCGCGCCCAGCGCCTTCACCAGGGCCTCCTTGGCGGCGAAGCGCGCGGCATAGGCACTGGCCGCGTCACTGCGCCGGCCGCACAGGGCCCGCTCCGCCTCGGTGTAGACGCGGTTCAGGAAGGGCTCCGCGCGAGGCCCGTCCAGGATGCGCTGAATGCGGGAGATGGAGCAGATGTCCAGGCCCAGGCCGCGGATTCCCATGGCGCCCTACCCCGGGTTGCGCATGAGCTCGAGCATCTCGCGCACCGCGCGCTCGAAGCCCACCAGCACCGCGCGCCCCACGATGGCGTGCCCGATGTTCAGCTCGTCGATTTCGGCGATGCGAGCAATCGGCTGCACGTTGTCGTAGTTGAGCCCGTGGCCCGCGGCCACGCCCAGGCCCAGCTTGGTGCCCGCCTTGGCCGCGTCGATGATGCGCGCCAGCTCCCGGGCCCGCTCCTTCTCGTTGCGCGCCTCGCAGTAGCGGCCGGTGTGCAGCTCGATGCGGTCCGCGTTCACCTTGTGCGCCGCCCGCACCTGGTCCAGGTCCGGGTCGATGAAGAGCGAGACGGAAATCTCGCCGTCCTTCAGGTTCTTGATGATCTTCGCGATGTGCTCGCGCTGGTTGGCGACCTCCAGGCCGCCCTCCGTGGTGAGCTCCTCGCGGCGCTCGGGCACCAGCGTCACCACGTCTGGCTTGTGCTCGTAGGCGATCTTCACCATCTCCGCGGTGGCGGCCATCTCCAGGTTCAGGAGCGTCTGCGTCGTCTCACGAAGGATGCGCAAATCCCGGTCCTGGATGTGACGCCGGTCCTCGCGCAGGTGGATGGTGATTTGCTGCGCGCCGGCAAGCTCCGCCAGCGCCGCGGCCGTCACCGGATCCGGATACGTGGTGCGCCTCGCCTGACGCAGCGTCGCCACATGGTCCACGTTGACACCCAGTCGCTGTCCCATCGACCGCACCTCGCTCGTGCGCGGCCATGGGATTGTCGAAGGGCCCCGGTGCGCGCCGGCCCTTCTTCACGCCGGCTGCGTCCGGAAGTCAACCGCCGTTCGCAGCGGCCCTCAGACGCTGAGGGCCTTGGACAGCGCGTCCGCGATTTCCTTCGCGTAGGCCTGGTTGCGGGCGGCGTCCTCGCCCTCGATGAGGACGCGGGCCTTGGGCTCGGTGCCGGAGAAGCGCACCAGCACCCGGCCGGAGTTGCCCAGCCGCTGCTCCACGCTCTTGATGACCTTCATCACCGTCGGGAGCTCGCCCAGCTCCTTCTTCTGCTTCACGGCGACGTTGACCAGCGTCTGGGGCACGGGCTCGAAGATGGAGGCCAGCTCGCTCAGGGGCTTGCCCGCCCGGCACATCACCGCCAGCAGTTGGAGCGCCGCCAGGGTTCCGTCACCCGTGGTGGTGTGGTCCAGGAAGATGAGGTGGCCGCTCTGCTCGCCGCCCAGGTTGTAGCCGTTGCGGCGCATCTCATCGACGACGTAGCGGTCCCCCACGCGCGTGCGCGCCACCTTCACGCCCCAACGCGCCACCGCGCGCTCCAGGCCGATGTTGCTCATCACCGTGGAGACCAACATCTTCTTCTTCAGTTGCTTGCGGGCCACCAGCTCGCCCGTGCAGATGGCCATGATGGCGTCGCCGTCGACGACCTTGCCCTTCTCGTCCACGACGATGAGGCGGTCGGCGTCACCGTCCAGGGCGATGCCCAGATGCGCGCCGTGCTTCACCACCGTCTTGGCCAGGTTCTCCGGGAAGAGCGCGCCGCACTTGTGGTTGATGTTCTTGCCGTCCGGCGAAACGCCGAGCGCAATCACCTTGGCACCCAGCTCCTCCAGCACGGCGGGCGCCGTCTTGTAGGCCGCGCCGTTGGCGCAGTCGACGACGATGGTCATCCCCTCCAGCGTCAGCTCGCGCGGGAAGGTGGCCTTCAGGAAGACGATGTAGCGGCCCCGCGCGTCCTCCATGCGAAAGGCCCGGCCAATCTTCGTGGCCGTGGGCCGGATGGAGTCGATGGAGCCGCTGGACACCAGCTCTTCAATCTTGCCTTCCGTCTCGTCCGGCAGCTTGAAGCCGTCGCGCCAGAAGAACTTGATGCCGTTGTCCTCGTAGGGGTTGTGGGACGCGGAGATGACAGCGCCCGCGTCCGCCCGCATGGAGGTGGTGATGTTGGAGATGCCCGGGGTCGGCAGCGGCCCGACGAGCTCCACGTCCACGCCCATGGAGGTGAGGCCGGCGGCCAGTGCCTGCTCCAGCATGTAGCCGGACAGCCGCGTGTCCTTCCCAACAATGACGCGGTGGCGGTGCGGGCCGTTGCGGATGAGGAACGCGAGCGCCCGCCCGAGCTGCATCGCGACCTCGGCAGTCATGGGATAGACGTTCGCCTTCCCACGAACACCATCCGTGCCGAACAGCTTCTGGGAAGCCTGCGCCTCCTTGGGAGGCATGTTCATCCTGTACGCCATGTGTGCCGCTCCGCCTTTCCCACGCCGGGCCTGCGCCGGCCTCTCGACGTCGGGGCTTATACCCCGCCCACCACGCGGGCTCGAAGTTAGGAACCCACTGCCCCCTGGGCAACCACCCAGGCATGCGGGCCGGCGCAGACTAAAAGAGGTTGCGAAATCAGTACCAACCGAATCGCCGCCGTCCATACACGGCGGCTCGGGGAGCGGCCAGCGGAAGGTGAAGTTTTCGGCCACAGCCTGAGGGCTGTAAGCCACACTTTGTTACCGGGCGTAGAGCGTTCCTCCGTCTTCGCACCGCCGGATGGCGTCCGTGACGGCCAACGCGTCCCGGGCCTCGGTCACGTCATGGACGCGGACCACGTCGGCCCCGCCCAGCGTCGCCATGGAGGCCACCGAGCCCAACGTCGCCGCCAGCCGTTCGGAGGCCGGCTTGCCGCCCGCCAGCCGACCGAGGAAGCCCTTGCGGCTGGTGCCCACCAGCAACGGCAGCCCCAGCACGCGCAGCTCCGGGAGGCGGCGAAGCAGGAAGAGGTTGTGCTCGAAGGTCTTCCCGAAGCCGATGCCGGGGTCCAGGAGGATGTGCCCCCGGGGGATGCCCGCCGACTCGGCCCGGATGATGGCGGCCTCCAGGAAGGCCAGCACGTCCTCGACGACGTCGTCGTAGCGCGGCGCCTGCTGCATCGTGGCCGGAGTGCCCTGGATGTGCATCAGGCAGCAGGCGGCGCCGGCCTCGGCCACCACGCGGGGCAGGTCGGCATCGGCGCTGAAGCCGGTGATGTCATTGATGAGGTGCGCGCCGGCCTTCAACGCCTCGCGCGCCACCGCGGCCTTGGTGGTGTCCACGGACAGGGGCACGTCGGTCCGGGCCCGCAGGCCCTCGATGACGGGAACCACCCGCGCCAGCTCCTCGTCGGCGCTCACCGGCAGGGAGCCGGGCCGGGTGGACTCGCCGCCCACGTCGAGCAGGTCCGCCCCCGCCTCGGCCAAGGCCAGCCCGTGGGCGATGGTGGCTTCCGTCCCGGCATAGCGCCCGCCATCCGAGAAGCTGTCCGGCGTCGCGTTCACCACGCCCATGACGTAGGTGCGGGAGCCCCACTCGAAGCGCCGGGCGCCCAGCGTCAGCACCGCCGGCGCCACACCCGCGGCCAGCGCGGACGCCACCGCCGATGCCAGCGAGGACAAGCCCCGGGCGTCGGTGCGAGCGGCCGTCACCAGCCGCTGGAACTGCTCAGCGCGTCCCGTCAGCAGCCCCGTCCCCGGGCGGGCCTGTGCGTCACCGGGAAGCCATGCGGGGAACGCGTCAGACAGCGTCTGCAGGAAGGCTTCGTCCTGGTGACTCAGCCCGGTGAGGAGGAGCCGTGTGAAGGGCAGCGTCTCCAACAGGGCCCGTTGCGTGGGCTCCGTCAGCCCCATCCGCCGGAAGGCCAGGATGAGGTCCTCCGGGGGCTCGGAAGTCAGGGGGCGGGCGCGAATCATCGGGAGGCTCCAGGGAGGGGGCCGCGTACCGTCACCAGGACGGGACGCGCTTCCCTACCCTACCGCTCCCGAGCGCGCCCGGGGGCTCAGGCTTCGAGCGGCTCGGTCACGATGTCCACCGTGGACGTCGTCATCAGCTTGTGGACGGGGCACTGCGCGACGGCGTTGTACAGCCGCTGCTTGTCCGCCGGTGACAGCGCCCCATGGAACGCCAGCTTCACCTTCAGCGTGTAGGTGCCCTGCCGCTCCCGCGAGTCATCCCGTTCGACGTGCGTCTCCACGCGCTCCAGTGCCAGGCCGTTGCGCTTCGCGTACCACGTGGCCGTCAGGGCCTTGCATGCCGCCAGCGCGGCGTCGAAGTAGTCGTGCGGGCCGGGCGCGGAGTCCTCGCCGCCCAGCGCGGGGGCCACGTCCGCATGCAGGGTATGGGTGCCGGTCTGCAGGACCTGGCGAAACGCTCCGGGCTTCTCGGTCTGGCTGTGGGTCGTCATGGGGGGCTCCGGGAGAAGAAGGTGGACCGGAGGCCCGGTGAAGGTGCCTCCGGAGCGGTCCGCGTGGGTGGCTCAGGCGGCCTGCTCGGCCTGCGCCTTCACCGCCTGGACCTCGATGGCGATTTCAATCTTCTCACCGACGAGCACGCCGCCCGTCTCCAGCGCCTGGTTCCACGTCAGGCCGAAGTCGCGGCGGTCCACGGACGTCTTCGCCTCGAACGCGGCCTTGACGTTGCCCCACGGGTCCTTGCCCACGCCGAGCTGCTCGGCGTCCAGCACCACCTCGCGGGTGACGTCGCGGATGGTCAGGTTGCCCGTCACCTTCAGCCCGTTGCCGGACGCCTTCTCCACCTTCGTGCTCTTGAACGTGATGCTGGGGAACTTCTCCACGTCGAAGAAGTCCGGCGAGCGCAGGTGGTTGTCACGCTGCTCGACGCCGGAGTCGATGCTGGCCGTCTCGATGGTGACGGCGACGGAGGACTTCGTGACGTCCTGCTCGTCCAGCGAAACGGCGCCGCTGTACTTGCGGAAGCTGCCGCGAACCTTCGCGATGACCATGTGGCGGACAGAGAAGTGGATGCCGGAGTGGGTGGTGTCGATGTTCCAGGTCGTGGTGGCCATGAGGTGCCTTCCTTTTTGTGTGAAGCGGTGTGTTCGACGAGGAGGAAGGTAGCGGTGTCCCCCGGGCTTGATTAGATGGGCCAGACTGGAAGAACTGTTCCACCCACGGAACAACGCTCCGGGAAGGGCAGGAGATGGACCTCAACGAGCTGCTCGTCTTCGCACGCGTGGTACAGGCAGGCAGCTTCACCGCGGCGGCACGCGGGCTGCGGATGCCCAAGTCCACGGTGAGCCGGAAGGTGTCGGAGCTGGAGACGCGGGTCGGCGCGCAGCTGCTCCAGCGCACCACGCGCAAGCTGCGCCTCACCGACGTGGGCCGGACGTACTACGAGCACTGCGCGCGCATCGTCGCGGAGGCGGAGCAGGCCGAGCTGGCCGTGACGCGGATGCAGGCCGCCCCCCATGGCCTGCTGCGCGTGACGACGCCGCTGACGTTCAGCTTCATCGGGCCACTGGTGTCCACCTTCATCAAGCAGTACCCCGAGGTCCAGCTCGAGATGGTGTGTACCGACCGCAACGTGGACCTGATGGCGGAAGGCTTCGACGTGGCGATTCGCGCCGGGCGGCTGGCGGACTCGTCACTCATCGCGCGGCGGCTGGGCATCGTGGAGCGCGTCGTCATCGCGGCGCCCAGTTATCTCAAGGCGCGCGGGACGCCCAAGGCTCCGAAGGATTTGGAGAAGCACGACTGCCTCCTCTTCGGCGCGGGCCTGGAGAACAACGTCTGGACGCTCCACTCCGGCAACCGCTCGGTGGACGTCAAGGTGCCCGCCCGAGTCGTCGTGAATGAGCCGGACATGCTCTACGCGGTGGCGCGGGCAGGCTCCGGCATCGCCCTGCTCCCCAACCTCCACTTCACCTCGGAGCTGGCCGCCGGGCGCTTGCAGCGCATCCTGCCAGACTGGAGCTCCACGGGCGCGCCCGT from Myxococcus xanthus encodes the following:
- the hutI gene encoding imidazolonepropionase — encoded protein: MDVLDLLVRNTSEVLTVEGSHRERAEDALTPRPGAVVGVRGGRIAYVGPEAELPSSAVGPDTEVVDAQGGFVGPGFVDPHTHLVFAGERSAEFDLRNQGATYLEIAKAGGGIAGTVRATRAASEDELVRLALPRTKRLLEQGVTTAEVKSGYGLDLETELKMLRAVRRLGTLTPLELVPTLLCAHAVPEEYRGKREDYVRLCIQEILPAVAREGLARFCDVFVEDSAFTVDEARRILSAGRALGMVPRLHADQLTACGASELAAELGAATADHLEQVTDAGLKALADANVTAVLVPTSTLFLRMRPYAPGRRIRDAGLNVALGTNVNPGSAMSENTALALGLACLENGLTAAEAYWGATRGAAVSLGLQQHGRLTVGDPGDLVVFSCASYRHLPYHLGVAHARVVVKAGRIAVRQQMEGCA
- a CDS encoding class II glutamine amidotransferase, producing the protein MCRLFGFRSAIPAAVHPSLVTEKNSLLIQSREHKDGWGIAAYGAEQAPVVAHGVGPAHSDPDFERVSSRVSSHTVVAHIRLASVGAVELRNSHPFLHGRWAFVHNGTVREFAQHRAAVESLICPSLRTNIQGTTDSERCFYLFLTRLAARHPIDRQVPVEAVARALAETMTLVAAITDAANQDGRSAMNFLVSDGELMVASRRNRTLFVSTGSSRDDVSTLPAPGTKLEQLVVASESLCGGPYWAPVAEEDVIGVDANLVFHHWRVPELAGPDLFPAVKPDTSRGVA
- a CDS encoding pentapeptide repeat-containing protein, with amino-acid sequence MATSELGDNPRDLRGIDLSGQDLASADLVRARLEGARLDGSGLEYAQLDLATLTGASLRLARLNHASLHACVALGTQWDDAQLEGTRLTASNLTGSSFRRARFRGAQLEQTILLNADLRNADLRDARLFLCDLEGALLTCVQWNPPRTYPVTSQHLAEIARRAGFPSFIEPLLVPGGIMDLLHMSNRQVLLHVEAAIEASTDVQSELRAILHEKNWRIVLMAAAGIVLAGADEVTLAALWARIDEGSWVHPQLTVAAVLRDPSCDDRVRERLMHHELPRRNNIRESLEWAATVGRNVLGLREPHSGHHTCQAHRWLRQLQAFAPLKVQEQWLRGGSAKT
- the tsaE gene encoding tRNA (adenosine(37)-N6)-threonylcarbamoyltransferase complex ATPase subunit type 1 TsaE produces the protein MSTEASAARVRTVRLESPEETHRLGVRLGELLEPGDFVGLIGDLGAGKTHLVRGVADGANVPRSEVASPTFAIVYPYSGRIPLYHADLYRLTDYDDLYATGFLDLEGTESAMLVEWLDKIPQAAPRDYLRVTLKHAGGEARELMAEAFGVRPAALLDAWMG
- a CDS encoding NAD(P)H-hydrate dehydratase encodes the protein MLRVLTAAQMRQAEQAAEARHGMPSALLMENAGRGLAEVARGLIGSGGRFVVVCGPGNNGGDGLVAARFLREGGACVSVVMVGDAAKLTPEARRNLEAVKGFGVTPRALEVVVPPGRGDVVVDALFGTGLSRAPAGAFADAVAAIRGWRAAGAKVVAADVPSGLQSDTGEPFSPCVEADATVAFGFLKPGQVLEPGASLCGRVHQVDIGMGGESSKEVSGPELFVVEEADARRTLPVRKADSHKGTFGHVLVVAGSRGKTGAAALVAKAALRSGAGLVTVAARADALDTIQAHSAEIMGIPLEASGPLGMGDLDALVAAAEGKDALVIGPGIPRGPETGALIGELLSRVEVPAVLDADALNAVATDLSVLRRAKGPVVMTPHPGEMARLTGKSTKEVQAHRLDVARQFSEGLQVTLVLKGDRTLTSGADGRVYLNTTGNPGMATGGSGDVLSGICGAFLAQSLPVPSAIWTAVYAHGLAGDLAAAKRGQLGLVAGDIVEQGLCEVWLRWER
- the acpS gene encoding holo-ACP synthase; translation: MGIRGLGLDICSISRIQRILDGPRAEPFLNRVYTEAERALCGRRSDAASAYAARFAAKEALVKALGAPPGIRWKDMEVRRQGGAPYFALSGVALEVMEARGLEAFLALTHDADVAAATVVLQSKGD
- a CDS encoding pyridoxine 5'-phosphate synthase, which produces MGQRLGVNVDHVATLRQARRTTYPDPVTAAALAELAGAQQITIHLREDRRHIQDRDLRILRETTQTLLNLEMAATAEMVKIAYEHKPDVVTLVPERREELTTEGGLEVANQREHIAKIIKNLKDGEISVSLFIDPDLDQVRAAHKVNADRIELHTGRYCEARNEKERARELARIIDAAKAGTKLGLGVAAGHGLNYDNVQPIARIAEIDELNIGHAIVGRAVLVGFERAVREMLELMRNPG
- the glmM gene encoding phosphoglucosamine mutase, with protein sequence MAYRMNMPPKEAQASQKLFGTDGVRGKANVYPMTAEVAMQLGRALAFLIRNGPHRHRVIVGKDTRLSGYMLEQALAAGLTSMGVDVELVGPLPTPGISNITTSMRADAGAVISASHNPYEDNGIKFFWRDGFKLPDETEGKIEELVSSGSIDSIRPTATKIGRAFRMEDARGRYIVFLKATFPRELTLEGMTIVVDCANGAAYKTAPAVLEELGAKVIALGVSPDGKNINHKCGALFPENLAKTVVKHGAHLGIALDGDADRLIVVDEKGKVVDGDAIMAICTGELVARKQLKKKMLVSTVMSNIGLERAVARWGVKVARTRVGDRYVVDEMRRNGYNLGGEQSGHLIFLDHTTTGDGTLAALQLLAVMCRAGKPLSELASIFEPVPQTLVNVAVKQKKELGELPTVMKVIKSVEQRLGNSGRVLVRFSGTEPKARVLIEGEDAARNQAYAKEIADALSKALSV